From the Peromyscus leucopus breed LL Stock chromosome 8b, UCI_PerLeu_2.1, whole genome shotgun sequence genome, one window contains:
- the Hcrt gene encoding orexin → MDPRVSDKERGGGWQGVNATQVPWAAVTLLLLLLLPPALLSLGVDAQPLPDCCRQKTCSCRLYELLHGAGNHAAGILTLGKRRPGPPGLQGRLQRLLQANGNHAAGILTMGRRAGAELEPRPCPGRRCLTATATALAPRGGSGV, encoded by the exons ATGGACCCCAGAGTCAGTGACAaggagcggggtggggggtggcagggGGTGAATGCTACCCAG GTTCCCTGGGCCGCCGTGACGCTGCTGTTGCTGCTATTGCTGCCGCCGGCGCTGCTGTCGCTTGGGGTGGACGCACAGCCACTGCCCGACTGCTGTCGCCAGAAGACCTGCTCTTGCCGCCTCTACGAACTGTTGCACGGCGCTGGCAACCACGCCGCGGGCATCCTGACTCTGGGAAAGCGGCGTCCCGGACCCCCGGGCCTCCAGGGCCGGCTGCAGCGCCTTCTGCAGGCCAACGGCAACCACGCTGCCGGCATCCTGACCATGGGCCGCCGCGCAGGCGCAGAGCTAGAGCCACGTCCCTGCCCTGGTCGCCGCTGTCTGACCGCAACGGCCACCGCTTTGGCGCCCCGGGGCGGGTCCGGAGTCTGA